One stretch of Oncorhynchus tshawytscha isolate Ot180627B linkage group LG19, Otsh_v2.0, whole genome shotgun sequence DNA includes these proteins:
- the LOC112218918 gene encoding rab GDP dissociation inhibitor beta, which produces MDEEYDVIVLGTGLTECILSGIMSVKGKKVLHMDRNSYYGAESASITPLEDLYKRFSLPGKPPESMGRGRDWSVDLIPKFLMANGQLVRMLLITQVTRYLDFKVIEGSFVYKKGAIYKVPVTETEALASSLMGIFEKRRFRNFLIFVANYDTKDPKTMEGVDPNKSSMRALYKKFSLGQDVMDFTGHALALYRTDDYLDQPCINTINRIKLYSESLARYGKSPYLYPLYGLGELPQGFARLSAIYGGTYMLNKPIEEIVMENGKVVGVKSEGEIARCKQLICDPSYIMDRVSKVGQVVRIICVMSHPIKNTGDVNSCQIIIPQIQVNRKHDIYVCMISSAHNVAAQGKYIAIASSVVETNDPEKELKPALDLLEPIEQKFVSISDQYAPTDMGKDSQIFISRTYDATTHFETTCDDIKDIYERAMGTEFDFAEMERTKNDIFGDAGDQ; this is translated from the exons GAATGCATTCTGTCTGGCATTATGTCAGTGAAGGGGAAGAAGGTGCTTCATATGGACAGGAACTCGTACTATGGAGCAGAGAGCGCTTCCATCACACCACTGGAAGAC TTGTACAAGCGCTTCAGCCTTCCAGGTAAACCTCCGGAGTCCATGGGAAGAGGTCGGGACTGGAGCGTGGACCTCATCCCAAAGTTCCTGATGGCCAATG GTCAGCTGGTGAGGATGTTGCTGATCACTCAGGTGACCCGTTACCTGGACTTCAAGGTGATCGAGGGCAGCTTTGTCTACAAGAAGGGAGCCATCTACAAAGTGCCTGTCACTGAGACAGAGGCACTGGcctcca gtttgatggggatttttgagAAGAGGCGGTTTAGGAACTTCTTGATCTTCGTTGCCAACTACGACACGAAAGATCCCAAAACCATGGAGGGTGTTGACCCCAACAAGTCGTCGATGCGTGCCCTGTACAAGAAGTTCAGCCTGGGCCAGGATGTGATGGACTTCACTGGTCACGCCCTCGCTCTCTACAGGACAGACGA CTACCTGGATCAGCCCTGCATCAACACTATCAATAGGATCAAACTGTACAGTGAGTCTCTGGCCAGATATGGCAAGAGTCCttacctctaccctctctacggCCTGGGGGAGCTGCCACAAGGCTTTGCCAG GTTGAGCGCTATCTATGGTGGCACCTACATGCTGAACAAGCCCATAGAGGAGATTGTTATGGAGAATGGAAAGGTGGTGGGGGTAAAGTCAGAGGGAGAG ATAGCCCGCTGTAAGCAGCTGATCTGTGACCCCAGCTACATCATGGACAGAGTCAGCAAAGTTGGCCAAGTGGTCCGTATCATCTGTGTCATGAGCCACCCCATCAAGAACACCGGCGACGTCAACTCCTGCCAGATCATCATCCCTCAGATCCAGGTCAACAGGAAACATG ACATCTACGTGTGTATGATCTCCTCGGCCCACAATGTGGCAGCACAGGGCAAGTACATTGCCATCGCCAGCAGCGTAGTGGAGACTAACGACCCAGAGAAGGAACTCAAGCCAGCCCTAGATCTCCTGGAGCCCATTGAACAGAA GTTTGTGAGCATCAGTGATCAATATGCACCAACTGACATGGGAAAAGACAGCCAG ATATTTATTTCACGTACGTATGACGCAACAACCCACTTTGAGACCACCTGTGACGACATCAAGGACATCTACGAGCGTGCGATGGGCACGGAGTTTGACTTTGCAGAGATGGAGCGCACGAAGAACGACATCTTTGGAGACGCAGGTGATCAGTGA